The Lysobacter gummosus sequence CCTGACGACGGGCGTAGTTGACCGTGATCCGGCGCTGGCCGCGTTCGACGAAGACCACCAGGTAGGTGAAGCCGAACACCAGGGCGATGACGGCGATGGCCGCGATCGCGCTCATGTCGCCGTTGCGGATCTGCTCGAACATCTGCAGCACCGCGGCCGGCAGGCCCGCCACGATACCGGCGAAGATGATCAGCGACACGCCGTTGCCGATACCGCGCTCGGTGATCTGCTCGCCCAGCCACATCAGGAACATGGTGCCGGCGGTCAGCGAGATCACGGCGGTCAGGATGAAGCCCATGCCCGGTGCGTACACCACCGGCAGACCGTCAGGCGCCACGCTCGACTGCAGACCCGCCGCGATGCCCCATGCCTGGAACACCGCGAGCGGAATCGCACCCATGCGCGACCACTGGTTGATCTTGCGACGGCCCGACTCGCCTTCCTTCTGGATGGCCTTCAGGCTCGGCACGATCTGCACCAGCAACTGCACGATGATGGACGCCGAGATGTACGGCATCACATTCAACGCGAACAGGCTGAAACGGTGCAGAGCGCCACCGGAGAACATGTTGAACATGTCCACGATGGTGCCCTGCTTGGTCTCCATGAACTTGACCATCGCCTCCGGGTTGATACCCGGCACCGGGATGTAGCTGCCGATGCGATAGACGATCAACGCGCCGATGACGAACAGCAAACGCTGACGCAACTCGGTGAACTTGCCGAGTCCGCCGCCGATTCCAGCCATTGCGTTGCCGCTGCGCGCCATTGAGCCCTTACTCCTCGACCTTGCCGCCGGCCGCTTCGACCGCGGCCTTCGCACCGGCCGTGGCCAGCACGCCCTTGAGCACGAACTTCTTGGTCAGCTCGCCCTTCTTCACGATCTTGGCCTGCTTGGCGTTGCTCGGAACGAGCTTCGCGGCCTTGAGCGCGGCGAAATCGATCTCGCCGGCTTCCAGCTTGTCCAGCTGATACAGCAGGACTTCGGCCGTATCGTTCTTCAGCTTGGAGCGGAAGCCGATCTTCGGCAGACGACGCTGCATGGGCATCTGACCGCCTTCGAAGCCGGCCTTGATCTTGCCCTTGCCCGAACGGGCGAAAGAACCCTTGTGGCCGCGGCCGGCGGTCTTGCCGAGGCCGGAACCGATACCGCGACCGACGCGCTTGCGGTCTTCGCGGGCGCCGTCAGCCGGCTTGAGTGTATTGAGACGCATGATGTTCTCCTTAGCCCTCGACCTGAACCAGGTAGTGGACCGTATTGATCAGGCCACGAACCTGCGGGCTGTCTTTCAGCGTCCGCACGTCGTTGAGCTTGTTCAGGCCGAGCGCCTTCACCGACAGACGGTGACGCGACTGACAGCCACGCAGACCCTTGACCAGGCGCACCGTGACGGTGCCGCCTTCGACGGGCTTGTTAGCAGCCTTAGCCATGGTTGAGATCCTCCACCTTCTTGCCGCGCTTGGCCGCGATCTTGGCCGGCGAATGCATGCCGGTCAGACCCTTCAGCGTGGCGCGAACCAGGTTGATCGGGTTGCGCGAACCGGTGGCCTTGGCCAACACGTTCTTGACGCCGACCGCTTCGAGCACGGCGCGCATCGCGCCGCCGGCGATCACGCCGGTACCTTCCGAGGCAGGCTGCATGTACACATGCGCCGCGCCATGGCCGGACTTCACGGCATGCCACAAGGTGCCGCCGTTGAGGTCCACGTTGTTCATCGCCTTGCGGGCGTATTCCATCGACTTCTGGATCGCGACCGGCACTTCGCGCGCCTTGCCGTAACCGAAGCCGACCTTGCCGTTGCCGTCACCGACCACCGTCAACGCGGTGAAGGTGAACTGGCGACCGCCCTTGACGGTCTTGCTGACGCGGTTGACCGCGATCAGCTTTTCGATCATGCCGTCGTCGATCTCTTCGCGGTTGCGATCACGGTCGCGGCCCCGCGGGGCTCTATCGTCTGCCATTTCGATGTCTCTTTGATTAAAGGGATTTGCGGCGTGGCCGCTTATGATTGTGAAGTGGTTCGGGTGCCGCGCAGTGGCAGGAATCCGCCAAAGCGCCCGACACAAGCCCGTGTCGGCAGGTGAAGCTGTTCGGTGCGAAAGGCGTGGAGACGAATCTCCACGCTTTCAAGCCTGCTGTCAGTCTGAATACGGCTAGCCGTATTAGAACTGCAGACCGCCTTCACGCGCGGCATCGGCCAGCGCCTTGATGCGGCCGTGGTAGCGGTAGCCCGAGCGGTCGAAAGCGACCTTCTCGATGCCCGCAGCCTTGGCGCGCTCGGCGATCAGCTTGCCGACCTTGACGGCGGCTTCGGCGTTCTTGCCGTTCTTCAGGCCTTCCTTGACGTCGGCCTGCACGGTCGAAGCCGTGGCCAGGACCTTGGAACCGTCGGCGGTGAAGACCTGGGCGTACAGGTGCTGACCGGTGCGAAGCACGGTCAGACGGGCGACGCCGAGATTGCGGATGTGCGAGCGGGTCGACTTGGCGCGACGCAGACGAGCGATGTTCTTGTTCATGTTCTGATCTCCGAAAGCTGAAAGCTTGGTGTTTTGACGCCGGCACCAGGGCCGGCGCCCTACCCGTTAGGCCTTCTTGGCTTCCTTACGGATGATGACTTCGCCGGCGTACTTCACGCCCTTGCCCTTGTAGGGCTCCGGCGGACGGAAACCGCGAATCTTGGCGGCGACTTCACCGACGCGCTGCTTGTCCGCGCCCTGGACCAGGATTTCGGTCTGGGTGGGGGTCGCGATGGTGATGCCTTCCGGGGCCTTGAACAGAACCGGATGGGAGAAACCCAGGGCCAGGTTCAGATCGGCGCCCTGCATCGAGGCGCGGTAACCGACGCCGACCAGCTCGAGCTTGCGCTCGAAGCCTTCCGACACGCCCTTCACCATGTTGGCGAGGATGGCGCGCAGGGTACCGGTCAGCGGGATCAGCGCCGCGTCTTCGGTCGTGAACAGGGCTTCGCCGTTCTCGACCTTCAGATTGATGGCGGCCGGCTTACCGATCGACAACGAGCCCTTCGGGCCCTTGGCGACGATCGTTTCGGCCTGGATGTTGATTTCGACGCCCTTCGGGAGAGCGATCGGCTTCTTGGCAACTCGGGACATGTCTGATTACTCCCTTAGGCCACGAAGCACAGGACTTCACCACCGACGCCCTGCTGGCGCGCCTGCGCGTCAGTCATGATGCCCTTGGAGGTGGAGATGATGGCGATACCCAGGCCGCCGAGGACCTTGGGCAACCCGTCTTTGCCGCGGTACTGGCGCAGGCCCGAACGGGAGTAGCGCTGGAGGCGCTCGATCACCGGCTTGCCTTCGTAGTACTTCAGCGAGATTTCGAGTTCGGATTTGCCCGGACCGACTTCGGTCACGCGCGAATCCAGGATGTAACCCTCGTCCTTCAGCACGGCGGCGATAGCCACCTTGACCTTGGACGACGGCATTTTCACCGTCTGCTTGCGCACAGCGGCCGCATTCTTGATGCGGACCAGCATGTCGGCGATGGGATCAGTCATGCTCATTGAATATCACCTATGAGTAGCACCGATATCCGCGGGATTGCGAATTTCAGTAATAGATACAGCTAGTTACGTTGCTTCAACAACGCCGCCGCGACCCGAGGGCCGCGGCGGTGGAACCGGGAAAGCCGGTAATAGTACCAGAGATTTACCAGCTTGCCTTGCGCAGGCCCGGCACGTCGCCACGCATGGTGGCTTCGCGCAGCTTGTTGCGGCCCAGGCCGAACTTCTTGTAGACGCCGCGCGAACGACCGGTCAGGGCGCAACGGTTGCGCTGGCGGCTCGGCGAGGAATCGCGCGGCAGCTTCTGCAACTTGATGACCGCCTCGGCCTTGTCTTCGTACGAAGCGCTGTCGCTGGAGATGATCTTCTTCAACGCATCGCGCTTGCCGGCATACTTCTTCACCAGCTTGGTCCGCTTGATGTCGCGGTTGATCATGGAAGTCTTAGCCATAGTTCAATCCTAGACTCAGTTGCGGAACGGGAAGCGGAAGGCTTCGAGCAGGGCTTTCGCCTCGGCGTCGGTCTTCGCGGTCGTGGTGATCGCGATGTCCATGCCGCGCAGGGCGTCGACCTGGTCGAAATCGATTTCCGGGAAGATGATCTGCTCCTTGACGCCCATGTTGTAGTTGCCACGGCCGTCGAACGAACGGCCGGAAACACCACGGAAGTCGCGCACGCGCGGCAACGAGATGTTGACCAGGCGGTCCAGGAACTCGTACATCTTGGCGCGGCGCAGGGTGACCTTGGCGCCGATCGGCCAGCCGTCGCGGATCTTGAACGAAGCCACCGACACGCGGGACTTGGTCACGATCGGCTTCTGGCCGGCGATCTTGGTCATGTCGGCGACGGCATTTTCCAGGATCTTCTTGTTGGTGGCCGCTTCGCCCACGCCCATGTTCAGCGTGATCTTGACGAGGCGCGGCACTTCCATCGGGTTCTTGTAGCCGAACTTTTCGGTCAGCGACGGAACCACTTCTTTCTTGTAAAACTCTTCGAGCCGGGTGGTCATTTCAGCATTCCTCAGGCGTCAACCGCCTCACCACTGGAGCGGAACACACGCAGTTTGCGTCCATTCTCCAGCACCTTGAAACCGATGCGTTCGCCCTTGCCGGTGGCAGGGTTGAACAGCATGACGTTGGAAATGTGAATCGGCGCTTCGCGCTCGATCACGCCGCCCGGCTGGTTGGCCTGCGGATTCGGCTTGGTGTGGCGCTTGATGATGTTGATGTTCGACACGACGACCTTGTCGCCGAGCACGCGCACCACATCGCCCTTCTTGCCCTTGTCCTTGCCGGCGGTGACGATCACTTGATCGCCCTTCTTGATACGGTTCATGGTCTAGTTCCTCTGCTCAGAGCACTTCAGGCGCGAGCGAGACGATCTTCATGAACTTCTCCGAGCGAAGCTCGCGAGTCACGGGTCCGAAGATACGGGTGCCGATCGGCTCATGCTTATTGTTGAGCAACACCGCAGCGTTGCCATCGAAGCGGATCAGCGAGCCGTCCGGACGGCGCACACCCTTGCGGGTGCGGACCACGACGGCGTCGTAGACGTCGCCCTTCTTGACCTTGCCGCGCGGGATCGCGTCTTTCACGGTGACCTTGATGATGTCGCCAATGTGCGCGTAACGGCGCTTGGAGCCGCCGAGCACCTTGATGCACATCACTTCCTTAGCACCGGAGTTGTCGGCAACGCCGAGGTAGCTTTGCATCTGGATCATGGTTCAGCCTCCTCTTAGACGGCCGCGCGGCTGACGATTTCAACCACGCTCCAGTTCTTGGTCTTGGACATCGGAGCAATTTCCTTCACCCGCACGATGTCGCCTTCTTTGCAGGCGTTATCGGCGTCATGGGCGTGGAGCTTGGTCGAGCGACGGATGTACTTGCCGTACAGCGCGTGCTTGACCTGACGCTCAACCAGCACGGTGACGGTCTTGTCCATCTTGTTGCTGACGACCCGGCCTTCAACCGTGCGCAGCGCCTTGTCTGTATTGTTGTCGGTCATGGCGGGTCCTTACTTCTTCTCGCCCAGCAGCATGTTCACGCGAGCGATCTCGCGCTTCACGCGGCGGGGTTCGTGGGTCTTGGCCAGCTGGCCGGTGGCCTTCTGCATGCGCAGAGCGAAGCTCTCCTTATGCAGCTCGACCAGATGAGCCTTGAGCTCATCGGCCGACTTCTGACGAAGTTGCTTGAGTTCCATTAGCGCACCGTCCGGGTAACGAAAGTGGTGGTCACCGAGAGCTTGGCCGCGGCCAGACGGAACGCTTCGCGCGCCACGTCTTCAGCCACACCTTCGATCTCGTAAATCATGCGACCGGGCTGGATCTGAGCGACCCAGTACTCGACGTTGCCCTTACCGGAGCCCATTCGGACTTCGATCGGCTTCTTGGTGATCGGCTTATCCGGGAACACGCGGATCCACATCTTGCCGCCACGCTTGACGTAACGGCTGATCGAACGGCGGGCCGCCTCGATCTGGCGCGCGGTCAGCTGACCGTGCGCGGTTGCCTTGAGGCCGTATTCGCCGAAGCTGACGGCGTTGCCGCTCCAGCTCAGGCCATCATTGCGGCCCTTGTGTACCTTGCGGTACTTGGTTCGCTTGGGTTGCAACATGACGGATTACCTCTGTTCGCGGGCAGGACGGCCCGGACGGTCGTTACGATCACCGCGGTCGCCGCGGTCACCACGATCGCTGCGCGGCGAATCGTCCTGCTTCTCCTGGCCCACTTGGGAGAAGTCGAACACTTCGCCCTTATAGATCCAGGTCTTGATGCCGATGATGCCGTAGGTCGTCTTGGCTTCAGCGAAGCCATAGTCGATGTCGGCACGCAGCGTGTGCAGCGGCACGCGACCTTCGCGGTACCACTCCGAACGCGCGATTTCGGCGCCGTTGAGACGGCCGGCGACGTTGACCTTGATGCCCAGGGCACCCAGGCGCATCGCGTTGCCGACCGCGCGCTTCATGGCGCGGCGGAACATGATGCGGCGTTCCAGCTGCTGAGCGATCGACTCGGCGACGAGCTGCGCGTCGAGCTCCGGCTTGCGGACCTCGGTCACGTTGATGTGCGCCGGAACGCCCATCAGCGCGCTGACTTCCTTACGCAGCTTCTCGATGTCCTCGCCGCGCTTGCCGATCACCACGCCCGGACGGGCGGTGTGGATCGTCACGCGGGCGTTGTTCGCCGGACGTTCGATGAAGATCTTCGAGATGCCGGCCTGAGCCAGCTTCTTGCGAAGCATTTCGCGAACCTTCAGGTCAGCCGCCAGGTACTCGGCGTACTGCTTCTTGTTGGCGAACCACTTGGAATTCCAGTCCTTGGCGATGCCCAGGCGGATTCCGGTCGGATGAACTTTATGACCCATTGTCTGACTCCGCCTTACTTGCCCGCGCCCACAACCACAGTGATGTGGCTGGTGCGCTTGAGGATGCGGGTGCCGCGGCCTTTCGCACGAGCCATAAAGCGCTTCAGTGCGGGACCCTCGTCCACCATGATGGTCTTGACCTTGAGCTCGTCGATGTCGGCGCCCTGGTTGTTCTCGGCGTTGGCGATGGCGGACTCCACGACCTTGCGGATCAGTGCAGCTGCCTTCTTGTCCGAGAACTTCAGCAGGTTGACGGCGCGCTCAGCGGACAGACCGCGCACCTGGTCAGCGACCAGGCGGGCCTTCTGCGGGGAGATGCGCGCGGTGCGCAGGATGGCTTTCGCTTCCATAGTCATCTCCTTACTTGCCCGACTTCTTGTCGCCGCCGTGACCCTTGAACGTACGGGTCAAAGCGAACTCGCCAAGCTTGTGGCCAACCATGTTTTCGTTGACCAGCACCGGGATGTGATTCTTGCCGTTATGGACGGCGATCGTGAAGCCAACCATTTCCGGCAGCACCATCGAACGACGCGACCAGGTCTTGATCGGCTTCTTGTTGTTGCCCGCGGTTTCGACCTTCTTCATCAGATGATGATCGACGAACGGGCCCTTCTTGAGTGAACGTGCCATGTCCGATTAACCCCTGCGATCGCGCACGATGAATTGCGTGGTGCGCTTGTTCTTGCGCGTCTTGTAACCCTTGGTCGGAACACCCCACGGGGTGACCGGATGCGGGTTGCCCTGGCCAGCCTTCGCCTCACCACCACCGTGCGGGTGATCGACGGGGTTCATGGCCGCGCCGCGAACGGTCGGCTTGATACCGCGCCAACGCTTGGCGCCGGCCTTGCCGAGCTTCTCGAGGCTGTGCTCGTCGTTGCCGACTTCGCCGATGGTGGCGCGGCACTCGACCGGCACCTTGCGCATTTCGCCGGAGCGAAGACGCAGCGTGGCGTAGCCCTGCTCGCGAGCGACCAGCTGCACGCCGGCGCCGGCGGCGCGGGCGAGCTGAGCACCCTTGCCCGGCTTCATTTCGATGCAATGCACCGTGGAGCCGACCGGGATGTTGGTGAGCGGCAGCGTGTTGCCGACGCGGATCGGAGCGTCACGGCCCGCGATCACCTGATCGCCGTCCTTCAGGCCCTTGGGGGCGATGATGTAACGGCGTTCGCCATCGACGTAGCACAGCAGCGCGATGTGCGCGGTGCGGTTGGGATCGTATTCGATCCGCTCCACGCGCGCCGGAATGCCTTCCTTGTCGCGCTTGAAGTCGATGATGCGGTAATGCTGCTTGTGACCACCGCCGATGTGACGGGTGGTGATGCGACCGTGGTGGTTACGGCCGCCGCTCTTGCTCTGCTTTTCGACCAACGCCGCGTGCGGCGCGCCCTTATGCAGGCCCGGCGTCACGACGCGGACCGCATTGCGGCGACCGGCGGAAGTGGGCTTGAAAGTCATCAATGCCATGGATCTTTCCTCAGGCCTTGGCCATCACGTCGATCGACTGGCCATCGGCCAGCTTCACGTACGCCTTGCGCCAGTCGGCGCGACGGCCCATGCGGTTCTTGAAGGCTTT is a genomic window containing:
- the secY gene encoding preprotein translocase subunit SecY — its product is MARSGNAMAGIGGGLGKFTELRQRLLFVIGALIVYRIGSYIPVPGINPEAMVKFMETKQGTIVDMFNMFSGGALHRFSLFALNVMPYISASIIVQLLVQIVPSLKAIQKEGESGRRKINQWSRMGAIPLAVFQAWGIAAGLQSSVAPDGLPVVYAPGMGFILTAVISLTAGTMFLMWLGEQITERGIGNGVSLIIFAGIVAGLPAAVLQMFEQIRNGDMSAIAAIAVIALVFGFTYLVVFVERGQRRITVNYARRQGGRNAYMNQASFLPLKLNMSGVIPAIFASSIVMFPATAATWFAQSNSGSGVSGFLQRMSQWLSPGEPVHMILYAGLIIGFAFFYTALVFNSQETADNLKKSGALIPGIRPGKATADYVDGVLTRLTAAGAIYLVIVCLLPEIMRTQLGTSFYFGGTSLLIVVVVIMDFIAQIQAHLMSHQYESLLKKANLKGGSRGGLARG
- the rplO gene encoding 50S ribosomal protein L15 — its product is MRLNTLKPADGAREDRKRVGRGIGSGLGKTAGRGHKGSFARSGKGKIKAGFEGGQMPMQRRLPKIGFRSKLKNDTAEVLLYQLDKLEAGEIDFAALKAAKLVPSNAKQAKIVKKGELTKKFVLKGVLATAGAKAAVEAAGGKVEE
- the rpmD gene encoding 50S ribosomal protein L30, with the protein product MAKAANKPVEGGTVTVRLVKGLRGCQSRHRLSVKALGLNKLNDVRTLKDSPQVRGLINTVHYLVQVEG
- the rpsE gene encoding 30S ribosomal protein S5, with product MADDRAPRGRDRDRNREEIDDGMIEKLIAVNRVSKTVKGGRQFTFTALTVVGDGNGKVGFGYGKAREVPVAIQKSMEYARKAMNNVDLNGGTLWHAVKSGHGAAHVYMQPASEGTGVIAGGAMRAVLEAVGVKNVLAKATGSRNPINLVRATLKGLTGMHSPAKIAAKRGKKVEDLNHG
- the rplR gene encoding 50S ribosomal protein L18 encodes the protein MNKNIARLRRAKSTRSHIRNLGVARLTVLRTGQHLYAQVFTADGSKVLATASTVQADVKEGLKNGKNAEAAVKVGKLIAERAKAAGIEKVAFDRSGYRYHGRIKALADAAREGGLQF
- the rplF gene encoding 50S ribosomal protein L6, with the translated sequence MSRVAKKPIALPKGVEINIQAETIVAKGPKGSLSIGKPAAINLKVENGEALFTTEDAALIPLTGTLRAILANMVKGVSEGFERKLELVGVGYRASMQGADLNLALGFSHPVLFKAPEGITIATPTQTEILVQGADKQRVGEVAAKIRGFRPPEPYKGKGVKYAGEVIIRKEAKKA
- the rpsH gene encoding 30S ribosomal protein S8, yielding MSMTDPIADMLVRIKNAAAVRKQTVKMPSSKVKVAIAAVLKDEGYILDSRVTEVGPGKSELEISLKYYEGKPVIERLQRYSRSGLRQYRGKDGLPKVLGGLGIAIISTSKGIMTDAQARQQGVGGEVLCFVA
- the rpsN gene encoding 30S ribosomal protein S14, with product MAKTSMINRDIKRTKLVKKYAGKRDALKKIISSDSASYEDKAEAVIKLQKLPRDSSPSRQRNRCALTGRSRGVYKKFGLGRNKLREATMRGDVPGLRKASW
- the rplE gene encoding 50S ribosomal protein L5 encodes the protein MTTRLEEFYKKEVVPSLTEKFGYKNPMEVPRLVKITLNMGVGEAATNKKILENAVADMTKIAGQKPIVTKSRVSVASFKIRDGWPIGAKVTLRRAKMYEFLDRLVNISLPRVRDFRGVSGRSFDGRGNYNMGVKEQIIFPEIDFDQVDALRGMDIAITTTAKTDAEAKALLEAFRFPFRN
- the rplX gene encoding 50S ribosomal protein L24 encodes the protein MNRIKKGDQVIVTAGKDKGKKGDVVRVLGDKVVVSNINIIKRHTKPNPQANQPGGVIEREAPIHISNVMLFNPATGKGERIGFKVLENGRKLRVFRSSGEAVDA
- the rplN gene encoding 50S ribosomal protein L14, translated to MIQMQSYLGVADNSGAKEVMCIKVLGGSKRRYAHIGDIIKVTVKDAIPRGKVKKGDVYDAVVVRTRKGVRRPDGSLIRFDGNAAVLLNNKHEPIGTRIFGPVTRELRSEKFMKIVSLAPEVL
- the rpsQ gene encoding 30S ribosomal protein S17 → MTDNNTDKALRTVEGRVVSNKMDKTVTVLVERQVKHALYGKYIRRSTKLHAHDADNACKEGDIVRVKEIAPMSKTKNWSVVEIVSRAAV
- the rpmC gene encoding 50S ribosomal protein L29; the protein is MELKQLRQKSADELKAHLVELHKESFALRMQKATGQLAKTHEPRRVKREIARVNMLLGEKK
- the rplP gene encoding 50S ribosomal protein L16 is translated as MLQPKRTKYRKVHKGRNDGLSWSGNAVSFGEYGLKATAHGQLTARQIEAARRSISRYVKRGGKMWIRVFPDKPITKKPIEVRMGSGKGNVEYWVAQIQPGRMIYEIEGVAEDVAREAFRLAAAKLSVTTTFVTRTVR
- the rpsC gene encoding 30S ribosomal protein S3, encoding MGHKVHPTGIRLGIAKDWNSKWFANKKQYAEYLAADLKVREMLRKKLAQAGISKIFIERPANNARVTIHTARPGVVIGKRGEDIEKLRKEVSALMGVPAHINVTEVRKPELDAQLVAESIAQQLERRIMFRRAMKRAVGNAMRLGALGIKVNVAGRLNGAEIARSEWYREGRVPLHTLRADIDYGFAEAKTTYGIIGIKTWIYKGEVFDFSQVGQEKQDDSPRSDRGDRGDRGDRNDRPGRPAREQR
- the rplV gene encoding 50S ribosomal protein L22; the protein is MEAKAILRTARISPQKARLVADQVRGLSAERAVNLLKFSDKKAAALIRKVVESAIANAENNQGADIDELKVKTIMVDEGPALKRFMARAKGRGTRILKRTSHITVVVGAGK
- the rpsS gene encoding 30S ribosomal protein S19 codes for the protein MARSLKKGPFVDHHLMKKVETAGNNKKPIKTWSRRSMVLPEMVGFTIAVHNGKNHIPVLVNENMVGHKLGEFALTRTFKGHGGDKKSGK
- the rplB gene encoding 50S ribosomal protein L2, with translation MALMTFKPTSAGRRNAVRVVTPGLHKGAPHAALVEKQSKSGGRNHHGRITTRHIGGGHKQHYRIIDFKRDKEGIPARVERIEYDPNRTAHIALLCYVDGERRYIIAPKGLKDGDQVIAGRDAPIRVGNTLPLTNIPVGSTVHCIEMKPGKGAQLARAAGAGVQLVAREQGYATLRLRSGEMRKVPVECRATIGEVGNDEHSLEKLGKAGAKRWRGIKPTVRGAAMNPVDHPHGGGEAKAGQGNPHPVTPWGVPTKGYKTRKNKRTTQFIVRDRRG